One Peromyscus leucopus breed LL Stock chromosome 14, UCI_PerLeu_2.1, whole genome shotgun sequence genomic window carries:
- the Gphb5 gene encoding glycoprotein hormone beta-5, whose translation MKLAYLVLGAMTLLLLGGCDSALSTSSGNLHTFVGCAVREFTFLAKKPGCRGLRITTDACWGRCETWEKPILEPPYIEAHHRVCTYNETKQVTVKLPNCAPGVDPFYTYPVAVRCDCGACSTETTECETI comes from the exons ATGAAGCTGGCATACCTTGTCCTTGGTGCCATGACCCTCCTTCTTCTGGGTGGCTGTGACTCTGCCCTCAGCACCTCCAGTGGGAACCTGCACACTTTCGTGGGCTGTGCTGTGAGGGAGTTCACTTTCCTGGCCAAGAAGCCAGGCTGCAGAGGACTTCGGATCACCACTGATGCCTGCTGGGGCCGCTGCGAGACCTGGGAG AAACCCATCCTGGAGCCCCCCTACATCGAAGCCCACCACCGAGTCTGTACCTACAACGAGACCAAGCAGGTGACTGTCAAGCTGCCTAATTGTGCTCCAGGAGTTGATCCCTTCTACACCTACCCGGTGGCTGTCCGGTGTGATTGCGGGGCATGTTCCACGGAAACCACCGAGTGTGAGACCATCTGA